From a region of the Haematobia irritans isolate KBUSLIRL chromosome 4, ASM5000362v1, whole genome shotgun sequence genome:
- the LOC142235715 gene encoding elongation factor-like GTPase 1, producing the protein MPIVDPSHLVKLQKNIELVRNICILAHVDHGKTTLADSLVASNGIISQRMAGKLRYMDNRQDEQERGITMKSSSISLYYQSVAENLPRDFLINLIDSPGHVDFSSEVSTAVRLCDGAIVVVDVVEGVCPQTRACLQQVYIEKLKPVLVLNKIDRLIMEKQMTPLDAYFHILQVLEQVNAVLGSIFASDVLAKEDITQKDNYESALEDSDDSNLYFNPSSGNVVFCSAYDGWAFGIKDFATTYAGRLEMTAENLEQVLWGDYYYNAKKKCALPGAQEKAKKPMFVQFILDNIWSLYDTIAVRKDKDKIPVIAEKLGIKLQARDLRVADVKAQIKTVLGQWLPIDRCILEMVVKHVPAPNTITDERAQRLLYPENVDLCSYPSQSLALKEDFKRCQANSENVIVFVSKMTPVHVQSLPQNKPKRLTDQELQARRDEVRKRIEERKQMASTQLSEGVENLTTGVQQMSMKEKQIAEEEAQQKEDACKAAEEKLEEEKIDFVFVAFARIFSGTIRKGMKLYNLAPKHDPRNEELISLSSPHISEVTIGELYLFMGGELLALDEVPAGNIVGIGGLEKDIVKSGTLSSTMYSTSFSEMSIMATPIFRVAIEPVNPLDTRKLIKGLKLLNQADACVQVSVEPTGEHVIATLGEVHVEKCVHDLEENYAKIKVNVSKPIVSFRETIVPEATVDMVNEAIVKTSENKDITKKIATMQTLNKLSNIRVIALPLPQTVVDTLEKYQTFFKELSVNVSAKSFNISDKFRQLQQQIKSQLKTSLKEFDTKGMTDLSTDQLVDRIWSLGPRHCGPNILLNLTDYQHPAMWYELSKNTQEFEDSKIDDVRRDYNSSFVNGFQLTTSAGPLCEEPMQGVCFMVLEWSVDTSEDLNSKAYGPFSGQVLTASKEVCRQAFQNQPQRLVSPMYSCSIVVNAEVLGKLVSVFCLLFTKKWFSNAILYYF; encoded by the exons ATGCCTATCGTCGATCCCTCGCATTTGGTAAAACTCCAGAAGAATATTGAACTCGTTCGTAATATTTGTATTCTCGCCCATGTTGATCATGGAAAGACAACTTTGGCGGATTCCCTTGTGGCCAGTAATGGTATCATTTCGCAACGTATGGCTGGCAAACTACGGTATATGGACAATCGTCAGGATGAACAGGAGCGTGGCATTACCATGAAAAGCAGCAGTATATCATTATACTATCAAAGTGTAGCAGAAAATCTGCCCAGAGATTTCCTAATAAATCTAATAGATTCCCCTGGCCATGTAGACTTCTCAAGTGAAGTGTCAACAGCGGTGCGGTTGTGTGATGGCGCCATAGTCGTTGTGGATGTTGTAGAGGGTGTATGTCCTCAAACCAGAGCATGTCTGCAGCAAGTctatattgaaaaattgaaaccgGTTTTGGTGCTTAACAAAATAGACCGCTTGATAATGGAGAAACAAATGACACCGCTTGATGCGTACTTCCATATACTACAAGTTTTGGAACAAGTCAATGCTGTTCTCGGTAGTATATTTGCATCAGATGTCCTGGCAAAAGAGGACATAACTCAAAAAGATAACTACGAGTCTGCCTTGGAAGATAGTGATgactcaaatttgtattttaatcCGTCCTCGggaaatgttgttttttgttcaGCCTATGATGGCTGGGCCTTTGGAATTAAAGATTTCGCTACAACCTATGCGGGACGCTTGGAAATGACAgcagaaaatttggaacaagtGCTATGGGGTGATTACTATTACAATGCAAAGAAGAAATGTGCCTTACCTGGGGCCCAAGAAAAAGCCAAGAAGCCAATGTTCGTACAATTTATATTGGATAATATTTGGAGTTTATACGATACAATAGCTGTGAGAAAGGATAAAGATAAGATACCTG ttattGCCGAAAAACTAGGTATTAAATTACAAGCCCGTGATCTACGTGTAGCTGATGTGAAAGCTCAAATTAAAACTGTGCTTGGCCAATGGCTGCCCATAGATCGGTGTATTTTAGAAATGGTTGTGAAGCATGTTCCCGCACCCAATACCATTACTGATGAACGTGCTCAACGCTTGCTCTATcctgaaaatgtggatctatgtTCCTATCCATCACAATCGTTGGCATTAAAAGAAGATTTCAAACGatgtcaagcaaattcggaAAACGTCATTGTCTTTGTTTCGAAAATGACTCCCGTTCATGTACAAAGTTTACCACAAAACAAACCGAAACGATTAACTGATCAAGAGTTGCAGGCTCGACGCGATGAGGTTCGTAAACGTATCGAAGAACGAAAACAAATGGCTTCTACCCAGTTGTCGGAGGGTGTTGAAAATCTAACAACTGGAGTTCAGCAAATGTCAATGAAAGAAAAGCAAATAGCAGAAGAAGAGGCCCAGCAAAAAGAAGATGCATGCAAAGCGgccgaagaaaagctggaggaagAGAAAATTGATTTCGTATTTGTGGCCTTTGCCCGTATATTTAGTGGAACAATAAGAAAGGGCATGAAATTGTATAATCTCGCCCCAAAACATGATCCCAGAAATGAAGA ATTAATTTCGTTATCATCACCTCACATAAGTGAAGTAACAATTGGTGAGTTGTATCTCTTTATGGGCGGTGAATTACTGGCTCTCGACGAAGTTCCAGCTGGTAATATTGTTGGCATTGGAGGCTTAGAAAAAGATATTGTAAAATCGGGTACCTTGAGCAGTACCATGTATAGTACTTCGTTTAGTGAAATGAGTATTATGGCAACACCAATTTTCCGTGTAGCCATTGAACCTGTGAATCCTTTGGATACACGAAAGCTTATTAAAGGACTGAAGTTGCTCAATCAAGCTGATGCCTGTGTTCAAGTTTCTGTAGAACCTACGGGGGAACATGTCATAGCCACCCTTGGAGAAGTTCATGTGGAAAAATGTGTTCATGATTTAGAAGAgaactatgccaaaattaagGTAAATGTTTCAAAACCTATAGTATCATTCCGTGAAACTATAGTACCCGAGGCCACTGTGGATATGGTGAATGAGGCCATTGTAAAGACCTCCGAAAACAAAGATATAACGAAGAAGATAGCCACCATGCAGACATTGAATAAATTATCTAATATTCGTGTAATTGCTTTGCCTTTACCCCAAACTGTTGTCGATACATTGGAGAAGTATCAAACATTCTTCAAGGAATTATCGGTAAACGTTTCGGCAAAATCATTCAATATTTCGGATAAATTTAGACAGCTACAGCAACAAATCAAGTCTCAACTCAAGACATCTTTGAAAGAATTCGATACTAAAGGGATGACTGACTTATCAACAGATCAGTTAGTTGATCGCATTTGGTCTTTGGGTCCCCGACATTGTGGtcctaatattttacttaatctGACGGATTATCAACATCCTGCCATGTGGTATGAGTTGTCCAAAAATACTCAAGAATTCGAGGACTCGAAAATTGACGATGTTCGCCGTGATTACAACAGCTCTTTCGTAAACGGTTTTCAATTGACCACCTCAGCTGGTCCTCTTTGCGAAGAACCAATGCAAGGAGTTTGTTTTATGGTTCTCGAATGGTCAGTTGATACTAGCGAAGATCTAAATTCTAAagcatatggaccattttccg